One window of Flavobacterium dauae genomic DNA carries:
- the thrA gene encoding bifunctional aspartate kinase/homoserine dehydrogenase I: MKIIKFGGKSLATLHKNAHLFQIIEKNLNLSALIIVVSAIGNTTDLLLELLQKAKNQLPYNDTLEELKRLNFYPKIDTEEHFKLIENILQGVSLIQDFSPKVQDLLVAQGELISSKVVTQLLLNQNLQATFLNSTQLIKTDAYFTAANVNETLTEIEIQDFLQRYSNNKLIVLGGFIGSTTENEITTLGRNGSNLTAALFAKYANAEEFLNFTHVDGIYTANPEWVASAKRIEQLNYSEANELATFGASILHAKTIVPLIEKKIPLRILNTLNPESTGTLISAEPTPNGVKSLTVLQNVALINFHGKGLFGKVGVDARIFNALAKNNISVSVISQGSSERGLGFVVNDTEATVAKELLEQEFQHDFYTKDVENISINNNIAVVSIIGQDLKSFHKPYSALVKNGIVPILFNNSVSGKNISLVIEKEQFKKALHVIHGQIFGVNKTVNIAVVGKGTVGSVLIDQIIASKNQIAERKNIDLNIFAIANSHSVYFSTNGFNANWQNQFNTPQPNSLSSIIDYAKEHHLENLILIDNTAAESLPNRYNDFIDNGFDIVSSNKIANTLSFEFYKNLRKNLKKNQKQYLYETNVGAGLPLIDNIKLLHLSGENITKIKGVFSGTLSYIFNLFSVENKPFSEVLRAAIEKGFTEPDPRDDLSGTDVARKLLILARELDLENELQDISIQNLIPTEFQSLTVQEFLEQLSGLNNHYDELKQQLKANEVLRYVGELSGDLQQQKGVLETKLIKVDKNSALGQLSGSDSIFEIYTESYGDRPIIIQGAGAGAQVTARGVFGDILRLAEKK; encoded by the coding sequence ATGAAAATTATAAAGTTTGGCGGAAAATCATTGGCAACGCTGCACAAAAACGCCCATTTATTCCAAATCATAGAAAAAAACTTGAATTTATCGGCACTGATTATTGTGGTTTCGGCAATAGGAAACACAACCGATTTATTGTTAGAATTATTACAAAAAGCGAAAAATCAACTTCCTTATAATGATACGTTAGAAGAATTAAAGAGATTGAATTTTTATCCAAAAATTGATACCGAAGAGCATTTTAAGTTGATAGAAAACATTTTGCAAGGCGTTTCGCTTATTCAGGATTTTAGTCCAAAAGTACAAGATTTGTTAGTTGCACAAGGCGAATTAATCAGTTCAAAAGTAGTAACTCAGCTTCTTTTAAATCAAAATTTACAGGCAACTTTCCTAAACAGTACACAGCTAATTAAAACCGATGCTTATTTTACAGCAGCAAACGTAAACGAAACATTGACCGAAATCGAAATTCAAGACTTTTTACAGAGATATTCAAACAACAAATTGATTGTTTTAGGCGGATTTATTGGAAGTACGACAGAAAACGAAATCACAACTTTAGGAAGAAACGGAAGCAATCTTACCGCTGCATTATTCGCGAAATACGCAAATGCCGAAGAATTTTTAAACTTTACGCACGTTGACGGAATTTACACCGCAAATCCGGAATGGGTAGCTTCTGCCAAACGAATTGAACAATTAAATTACAGCGAAGCTAACGAATTAGCAACTTTTGGAGCGTCAATTCTTCATGCAAAAACCATTGTTCCGTTAATTGAAAAGAAAATTCCTTTACGAATTTTAAATACCTTGAATCCTGAAAGCACGGGAACATTAATTTCTGCCGAACCAACGCCAAACGGAGTAAAATCGTTAACGGTTCTTCAAAATGTTGCCTTAATTAATTTTCATGGAAAGGGTTTGTTTGGAAAAGTAGGTGTCGATGCTCGAATTTTCAATGCGTTGGCAAAAAACAACATCAGCGTAAGCGTTATTTCTCAAGGTTCGTCTGAACGCGGATTGGGATTTGTTGTAAATGATACTGAAGCTACTGTTGCAAAAGAACTTTTAGAACAAGAATTTCAGCACGATTTTTATACAAAAGATGTCGAAAACATCAGTATTAACAACAATATTGCCGTAGTTTCAATCATTGGACAGGATCTAAAATCGTTTCACAAACCTTACAGCGCGTTGGTAAAAAACGGCATTGTGCCTATCCTTTTCAACAATTCGGTTTCGGGAAAAAACATCAGTTTGGTGATCGAAAAAGAACAATTTAAAAAGGCATTACACGTAATTCACGGACAAATTTTCGGAGTAAATAAAACAGTAAATATCGCGGTTGTTGGCAAAGGAACTGTAGGCAGCGTGTTAATTGATCAAATTATTGCTTCAAAAAATCAGATTGCCGAACGTAAAAATATCGATTTAAACATTTTTGCAATTGCAAATTCACATTCGGTTTACTTCAGTACAAACGGTTTCAACGCCAATTGGCAAAATCAGTTCAATACACCGCAACCAAATTCGCTTTCGTCTATCATCGACTATGCAAAAGAGCATCATTTAGAAAATTTAATTTTAATTGATAATACGGCGGCAGAATCGCTTCCAAACCGATATAATGATTTTATTGATAATGGATTTGATATCGTTTCATCGAACAAAATTGCAAACACGCTTTCGTTTGAATTTTATAAAAATTTGCGTAAGAATTTAAAGAAAAATCAGAAACAATATTTATACGAAACCAATGTTGGTGCGGGTTTACCTTTGATAGATAATATAAAATTACTGCATTTGTCGGGCGAAAATATTACCAAAATAAAAGGAGTTTTTTCGGGAACGTTGAGTTATATTTTTAATCTTTTTTCGGTTGAAAACAAACCGTTTTCTGAAGTTTTAAGAGCAGCAATCGAAAAAGGATTCACCGAACCCGATCCTCGTGATGATTTATCTGGAACCGATGTTGCCCGTAAATTATTGATTCTTGCCCGTGAATTAGATTTAGAAAATGAACTGCAAGATATATCCATTCAAAACTTGATTCCTACTGAATTTCAATCATTAACCGTTCAAGAATTTTTAGAACAGTTAAGCGGTTTAAATAATCATTACGATGAATTAAAACAGCAGTTAAAAGCGAATGAAGTTTTGCGTTACGTTGGCGAATTATCGGGAGATTTACAGCAACAAAAAGGAGTTTTAGAAACAAAATTGATAAAAGTGGATAAAAATTCTGCTTTGGGGCAATTATCTGGATCTGACAGTATTTTCGAGATTTATACAGAATCTTACGGTGACAGACCGATTATTATTCAAGGAGCCGGGGCTGGCGCACAAGTTACCGCTCGTGGCGTTTTTGGGGATATTTTACGTTTAGCAGAAAAAAAATAA